Proteins encoded within one genomic window of Amycolatopsis sp. 2-15:
- a CDS encoding nitroreductase family protein: MEFSEVLRHRRMVRAYRPDPVPEDVLRRLVRVVRRAPSAGFSQGHRLAVITARDVRARIAEIAEQPYLALGLPAWISEAPVHIAVGIREASYHERYQEADKTDEDGAEGEWTVPYWWFDSGALLSLLQLAATDEGLATGFFGPGERDQFAAVHALTGFPEDVALTGVLTLGYSAEDPAAPPSGSAGKRRKLPLDELITWRT; this comes from the coding sequence ATGGAGTTCTCCGAGGTTCTGCGCCACCGGCGGATGGTCCGGGCCTACCGGCCCGATCCCGTGCCCGAAGACGTCCTGCGCCGCCTGGTGCGCGTGGTCCGCCGCGCGCCGAGTGCCGGTTTCAGCCAGGGGCACCGGCTCGCGGTGATCACGGCACGAGACGTCCGCGCCCGGATCGCCGAAATCGCCGAGCAGCCCTACCTCGCCCTCGGCCTCCCGGCGTGGATCTCCGAGGCACCCGTGCACATCGCCGTCGGGATTCGCGAGGCGTCCTACCACGAGCGCTACCAGGAAGCCGACAAAACCGACGAAGACGGCGCCGAAGGTGAATGGACCGTCCCGTACTGGTGGTTCGACAGCGGCGCGCTGCTGTCGCTGCTGCAGCTCGCCGCCACCGACGAGGGCCTCGCCACGGGCTTCTTCGGCCCCGGCGAGCGAGACCAGTTCGCGGCGGTCCACGCCCTCACCGGCTTCCCCGAAGACGTCGCGCTGACGGGAGTCCTGACGCTCGGCTACTCGGCCGAAGATCCGGCCGCGCCGCCGAGCGGCAGTGCGGGAAAGCGCCGGAAGCTGCCGCTGGACGAGCTGATCACCTGGCGGACCTGA
- a CDS encoding ABC transporter permease, whose amino-acid sequence MRLSDLLDEALAGIAARPVRTALTVLGTFIGITTLVVTLGVAATAGNQIAGRFDAVTATGVTVTVPPPPAPSSPPLVDWAGLADLQRLNGVHAAASIAELDTGGTGALSVRANELDDPTTVADRALPVVAATAGLPAVVNATIAQGRFFDNGHVSRRDRVAVLGAGAAKLLGITRVDDQPAVFVDDRAFTVIGILGDGGLDLDRALDTSVVLPYTTAADRLGAGAPTKVLIRTDLGAASLIARQAPIALSPNGHDSLQVLAPPDPASLRGGVEHDINGLFVVLGLVSLVVGAIGIANVTLVTVMERVGEIGLRRSLGARRRHIAAQFLVESVTVGLFGGLLGSSAGIIAVVIVSAANGWTPVLDLSLAAGAPVTGALVGLLAGLYPAVRAARMEPVEALRSGT is encoded by the coding sequence GTGCGCCTGAGCGACCTGCTGGACGAGGCACTCGCCGGGATCGCGGCCCGGCCGGTGCGCACGGCGTTGACCGTGCTGGGCACCTTCATCGGCATCACCACGCTGGTGGTCACGCTCGGCGTCGCGGCGACGGCGGGCAACCAGATCGCAGGCCGGTTCGACGCCGTGACCGCGACCGGGGTGACCGTGACCGTGCCGCCGCCTCCCGCCCCGTCGAGCCCGCCGCTGGTCGACTGGGCGGGCCTGGCCGACCTGCAGCGGCTCAACGGGGTGCACGCCGCGGCGTCGATCGCCGAGCTGGACACCGGCGGGACCGGCGCGTTGTCCGTGCGCGCCAACGAACTCGACGACCCGACCACCGTCGCCGACCGGGCGTTGCCGGTGGTCGCGGCCACGGCCGGACTGCCGGCCGTGGTGAACGCGACGATCGCCCAGGGCCGCTTCTTCGACAACGGCCACGTCAGCCGCCGCGACCGCGTCGCCGTTCTCGGTGCCGGCGCGGCGAAACTGCTGGGCATCACGCGGGTGGACGACCAGCCCGCGGTGTTCGTCGACGACCGCGCGTTCACCGTGATCGGCATCCTCGGCGATGGGGGACTGGACCTGGACCGCGCGCTGGACACCTCCGTCGTGCTCCCGTACACGACGGCGGCCGACCGGCTGGGCGCCGGCGCGCCGACGAAGGTCCTCATCCGCACGGACCTCGGCGCGGCGAGCTTGATCGCGCGCCAGGCCCCGATCGCCTTGAGCCCCAACGGTCACGACTCGCTGCAGGTCCTGGCGCCACCGGACCCGGCGAGCCTGCGCGGCGGCGTCGAGCACGACATCAACGGGCTGTTCGTGGTGCTCGGGCTGGTGTCGCTGGTGGTCGGGGCCATCGGCATCGCGAACGTCACCCTGGTGACCGTGATGGAACGTGTGGGCGAGATCGGCCTCCGCCGCTCGCTCGGCGCGCGCCGCCGGCACATCGCGGCGCAGTTCCTCGTGGAATCGGTGACCGTGGGCCTCTTCGGCGGCCTGCTTGGCAGCAGCGCGGGGATCATCGCCGTGGTGATCGTGTCGGCGGCGAACGGCTGGACCCCCGTGCTGGACCTGTCCCTCGCCGCCGGCGCGCCAGTGACGGGCGCGCTGGTCGGGTTGCTCGCCGGTCTGTACCCGGCGGTGCGGGCCGCGCGCATGGAACCGGTGGAGGCGCTGCGTTCGGGCACCTGA
- a CDS encoding DinB family protein encodes MHEVTELLREYDRARAYTDLLWKDLSADEVTWRPHENSSAIGWHLGHQAHVAHFMVRNLTAAEPSPDPELDGLMDSARPEQFRGALPTVERLTTFRETVAARVHARLDAIAGGRVSSPDQLTVVCRHLLIALINHEYQHDQWIGEVRSENLGHALPPDPDTDQVNRLDGYLVLTSLM; translated from the coding sequence ATGCACGAAGTGACCGAGCTCCTCCGCGAGTACGACCGTGCCCGCGCCTACACCGACCTGCTGTGGAAAGACCTCAGCGCCGACGAGGTGACGTGGCGCCCGCACGAGAACTCCAGCGCCATCGGCTGGCACCTCGGCCACCAGGCGCACGTCGCCCACTTCATGGTCCGCAACCTCACCGCCGCCGAGCCGAGCCCCGACCCCGAGCTCGACGGGCTGATGGACTCGGCCCGGCCCGAACAGTTCCGCGGCGCGCTGCCGACGGTGGAGCGGCTCACCACGTTCCGGGAGACCGTCGCGGCTCGCGTCCACGCTCGGCTCGACGCCATCGCCGGCGGCCGCGTGAGCTCGCCCGACCAGCTCACCGTCGTGTGCCGGCACCTGCTGATCGCGCTGATCAACCACGAGTACCAGCACGACCAGTGGATCGGCGAGGTCCGCTCCGAGAACCTCGGGCACGCCCTGCCGCCGGACCCCGACACCGACCAGGTGAACCGCCTCGACGGTTACCTCGTCCTCACCTCCCTGATGTGA
- a CDS encoding SDR family oxidoreductase produces the protein MTEKVWFITGTSRGFGRQWAEAALARGDKVAATARDTATLDDLAAKYGEHVLPLALDVTDKSAVDSAVARAHDRFGRLDVVVNNAGYGLFGAIEEISEEQARAQIETNLFGALWVTQAAVPILRAQGSGHILQVSSIGGVLAFPNLGLYHASKWGLEGFSTSLAQEVAPFGVHVTIVEPTGYSTDWSGRSAVHAEPLAQYEPARQARAARTRPGMVGDPTATSDAILTLVDAADPPLRLFLGRDQIPRVEQEYSARLRTWRDWDEVAAQAHGTQD, from the coding sequence ATGACTGAGAAGGTCTGGTTCATTACCGGCACGTCGCGCGGCTTCGGCCGCCAGTGGGCCGAAGCCGCGCTCGCCCGGGGTGACAAGGTCGCCGCCACCGCACGCGACACGGCGACCCTCGACGACCTGGCCGCGAAGTACGGCGAGCACGTGCTGCCGCTCGCCCTCGACGTCACCGACAAGTCCGCTGTGGACAGTGCCGTCGCCCGCGCGCACGACCGCTTCGGCCGGCTCGACGTGGTCGTCAACAACGCCGGCTACGGGCTCTTCGGCGCCATCGAGGAGATCAGCGAAGAGCAGGCCCGCGCGCAGATCGAGACCAACCTGTTCGGCGCGCTGTGGGTCACCCAGGCCGCGGTCCCGATCCTGCGGGCCCAGGGCTCCGGCCACATCCTCCAGGTGTCCTCGATCGGCGGTGTGCTCGCGTTCCCCAACCTCGGGCTCTACCACGCGTCGAAGTGGGGGCTCGAAGGGTTCAGCACCTCCCTGGCCCAGGAGGTCGCACCGTTCGGCGTGCACGTGACGATCGTCGAGCCCACGGGCTACAGCACGGACTGGAGCGGCCGCTCCGCCGTGCACGCCGAACCGCTCGCCCAGTACGAACCCGCGCGCCAGGCCCGCGCCGCCCGCACCCGACCCGGCATGGTCGGCGACCCGACCGCCACGAGCGACGCCATCCTCACCCTCGTCGACGCCGCCGACCCGCCCCTGCGCCTGTTCCTGGGCCGCGACCAGATCCCGCGCGTTGAACAGGAGTACTCGGCGCGGCTGCGGACCTGGCGCGACTGGGACGAAGTGGCTGCGCAGGCCCACGGCACGCAGGACTGA
- a CDS encoding NAD(P)-dependent oxidoreductase, translated as MRIAVFGGTGMAGRAVVTEALTRGHAVTAVSRRPAGAETGRLSVRALDVARTEDLEPVLTAADAAVLAIRLAPGSEQLLAPLTRAFLDVAKRCGTGVLVVGGSAPLRSPHDAGRLLIDDPAYVPDEWQTIARASLDQFRVCRDHPHDACTYLSPPAILEPGTRTGGYRRGSTTLLTDGNGDSRITAPDLAIAVLDELENPGGEHHFTVGRDREG; from the coding sequence ATGAGAATCGCAGTCTTCGGTGGCACCGGGATGGCCGGCCGCGCCGTCGTCACCGAGGCCCTGACCCGCGGGCACGCCGTAACGGCCGTGTCGCGCCGGCCGGCCGGCGCGGAAACCGGCCGGCTCAGCGTGCGTGCCCTGGACGTCGCGCGAACCGAGGACCTGGAGCCGGTTCTGACCGCGGCGGACGCCGCCGTCCTCGCCATCCGCCTCGCCCCCGGCAGCGAGCAGCTGCTGGCGCCCCTGACCCGCGCCTTCCTCGACGTGGCGAAGCGATGCGGCACCGGGGTCCTGGTGGTCGGCGGCTCGGCGCCGTTGCGCTCTCCGCATGACGCCGGCCGCCTGCTCATCGACGACCCCGCCTACGTTCCCGACGAATGGCAGACCATCGCCCGGGCCAGCCTCGACCAATTCCGCGTCTGCCGGGACCATCCCCACGACGCCTGCACGTACCTCAGCCCACCGGCGATCCTCGAACCGGGCACGCGCACCGGCGGCTACCGGCGGGGGAGCACCACACTCCTCACCGACGGCAACGGCGACTCGCGGATCACCGCGCCCGACCTCGCGATCGCGGTGCTCGACGAACTCGAGAACCCGGGCGGTGAACACCACTTCACGGTCGGCCGAGACCGGGAGGGGTGA
- a CDS encoding ABC transporter ATP-binding protein produces the protein MSDPVIRLDGLGRVFPADPPVHALADVHLSVETGDYVSIVGASGSGKSTLLNTLGLLDRPTSGSYRLDGVETTGLADGARAELRGSRIGFVFQAFHLLPHRSAADNVAMAELYRHTDRKHRPERAREALARVGLAHRVGFRPDRLSGGERQRVAIARALLGRPALLLCDEPTGNLDRANTESVLDLFDELSAQGVTLVVITHDEQVSGRARRRVRIEDGRVAEEQVCA, from the coding sequence GTGAGCGACCCGGTCATCCGGCTAGACGGTCTCGGCCGGGTGTTCCCCGCCGACCCGCCGGTCCACGCGCTCGCCGACGTCCACCTGAGCGTCGAGACGGGCGACTACGTGTCGATCGTGGGCGCGTCGGGCTCGGGCAAGTCGACCCTGCTCAACACCCTGGGCCTGCTGGACCGGCCGACGTCGGGCAGCTACCGGCTGGACGGTGTCGAGACCACCGGTCTGGCCGACGGCGCCCGCGCCGAGCTGCGCGGCAGCCGCATCGGGTTCGTGTTCCAGGCGTTCCACCTGCTGCCGCACCGCAGCGCCGCGGACAACGTGGCGATGGCCGAGCTGTACCGGCACACCGACCGCAAGCACCGGCCGGAGCGCGCGCGGGAAGCGCTGGCCCGGGTCGGGCTCGCCCACCGAGTGGGGTTCCGGCCCGACCGGCTCTCCGGCGGCGAGCGGCAGCGCGTGGCGATCGCCCGCGCCCTGCTGGGCCGCCCGGCGCTGCTGCTGTGCGACGAGCCGACCGGCAACCTCGACCGGGCGAACACCGAAAGCGTGCTCGATCTGTTCGACGAGCTGTCGGCGCAGGGCGTGACGCTGGTCGTCATCACGCACGACGAGCAGGTCAGCGGCCGCGCCCGGCGGCGGGTGCGCATCGAGGACGGCCGGGTCGCCGAGGAGCAGGTGTGCGCCTGA
- a CDS encoding LysR family transcriptional regulator yields the protein MELQQMRYVVAVAEECSFTRAAERCFVVQSALSHQIKALETELGLTLFARTSRRVDLTAAGEAFLSAARMSLEAADRAVADAAAATGQVRGTLTLGVIPTVTGLDLPAALGDYRRAHPAVRIRLHSGGSDEFIAATAEGSVDVAVLGLPEPTSAKGVATRELARERLVAVVSATHRLADRRRLKLADLADETFVDFPAGTPGRAPSDRAFQAAGVHREVAFEAMSPTLILDLVRHNLAVSLLSPFVLAGDADLRTIPVSDGPSRIEYLAWSSFNPSPAAQAFLDQVRPR from the coding sequence ATGGAGCTTCAGCAGATGCGCTACGTCGTCGCGGTGGCCGAGGAGTGCAGCTTCACCCGTGCCGCCGAACGCTGTTTCGTCGTGCAGTCCGCGCTCAGCCACCAGATCAAGGCCCTCGAGACCGAGCTCGGCCTCACGCTGTTCGCGCGCACGAGCCGCCGCGTCGACCTCACCGCCGCGGGCGAGGCGTTCCTCTCAGCCGCGCGCATGAGTCTGGAAGCCGCGGACCGCGCTGTCGCGGACGCCGCCGCCGCGACCGGGCAGGTCCGCGGCACCCTCACCCTCGGCGTGATCCCGACCGTCACCGGCCTCGATCTGCCCGCCGCACTCGGCGATTACCGCCGGGCGCACCCGGCCGTGCGCATCAGGCTCCACAGCGGCGGCAGCGACGAGTTCATCGCGGCCACCGCCGAGGGCAGCGTCGACGTCGCTGTCCTCGGCCTGCCCGAGCCCACGTCGGCGAAGGGAGTGGCCACCCGCGAGCTCGCGCGCGAACGCCTCGTCGCTGTCGTGTCCGCGACCCACCGCCTCGCGGACCGCCGACGGCTGAAACTGGCTGACCTGGCAGACGAGACCTTCGTCGATTTCCCCGCCGGCACCCCCGGCCGGGCCCCCTCCGACCGCGCCTTCCAGGCCGCCGGCGTCCACCGCGAGGTCGCGTTCGAGGCCATGAGCCCCACTCTCATCCTCGACCTCGTCCGGCACAACCTCGCTGTCAGCCTGCTCTCACCCTTCGTCCTCGCAGGCGACGCGGACCTGCGCACGATTCCGGTGAGCGACGGCCCGAGCCGCATCGAGTACCTGGCGTGGAGCTCGTTCAACCCTTCCCCTGCGGCGCAAGCGTTTCTGGACCAGGTACGGCCGCGGTGA
- a CDS encoding LysM peptidoglycan-binding domain-containing protein codes for MGRHSKPSHTKTVLKRTGATAALAGATLGGISLVGAGPANAFPGQAGLVKCESSGNPTAVNNTAAGQRAGRPAGLFQIVTKTWLANGGGQFAPTADKASPAQQQVVADRIYAKSGSAPWECSTGSGPAGFGSFSGQLNTGSADSGAAKSHSKAKAAKPEAKTKLKAKAKPQVKQQVKPQVTSTPTAGATRSNPNGDYTVVAGDTLSGIAARIGITGGWQHLQQLNSAYVPNADLILVGQKIATK; via the coding sequence GTGGGGCGACACAGCAAACCGAGCCACACCAAAACCGTCCTGAAACGCACCGGCGCGACCGCGGCTCTCGCGGGCGCCACGCTCGGCGGCATCAGCCTCGTCGGCGCCGGCCCGGCCAACGCCTTCCCCGGGCAGGCCGGACTGGTCAAGTGCGAGAGCTCCGGCAACCCGACCGCGGTCAACAACACCGCGGCCGGCCAGCGCGCCGGACGCCCGGCCGGACTGTTCCAGATCGTGACCAAGACCTGGCTCGCGAACGGTGGCGGCCAGTTCGCCCCGACCGCGGACAAGGCCTCCCCCGCCCAGCAGCAGGTCGTCGCGGACCGGATCTACGCCAAGTCGGGTTCGGCGCCGTGGGAGTGCAGCACGGGCTCCGGCCCGGCCGGCTTCGGCTCGTTCTCGGGCCAGCTGAACACCGGGTCCGCCGACAGCGGCGCCGCCAAGAGCCACAGCAAGGCCAAGGCGGCCAAGCCCGAGGCGAAGACCAAGCTCAAGGCCAAGGCGAAGCCGCAGGTCAAGCAGCAGGTCAAGCCGCAGGTCACGAGCACGCCCACGGCCGGCGCGACGCGGTCGAACCCGAACGGCGACTACACCGTCGTCGCGGGCGACACCCTGTCGGGCATCGCCGCGCGCATCGGCATCACCGGTGGCTGGCAGCACCTGCAGCAGCTGAACTCGGCGTACGTCCCCAATGCCGACCTGATCCTGGTCGGGCAGAAGATCGCCACGAAGTGA
- a CDS encoding TetR/AcrR family transcriptional regulator has product MRGRVPARPVGEIAEAAARVFMAKGYQAAGVSDVSAALGLSHGAVYTYAKSKEALLYLALLRLIRPEALEDLTTPVPTPTPEEIVALIDGWAADDSGLSALAASAGRRQRPVADELGAIVDELYGFIERNRHLLALVERCAADLPELAQYYFVQRRRGMLDTLADYLTRRIRSGALDPVPDVPAAARFIVETIAWFAWHRLGDPDSTRLDDDACRATVRHLVLAAFVPRPSS; this is encoded by the coding sequence GTGCGAGGGAGAGTGCCGGCACGGCCGGTGGGGGAGATCGCCGAGGCAGCGGCCCGGGTGTTCATGGCCAAGGGCTACCAGGCGGCCGGGGTGTCCGACGTGTCCGCGGCCCTCGGCCTGAGCCACGGCGCGGTCTATACCTACGCCAAGAGCAAGGAAGCGTTGCTGTACCTGGCTTTGCTGCGCCTGATCCGGCCGGAAGCCCTGGAAGACTTGACCACCCCGGTCCCCACGCCGACGCCGGAGGAGATCGTCGCGCTGATCGACGGCTGGGCCGCCGACGACAGCGGCCTCTCCGCGCTGGCCGCGTCCGCCGGCCGCCGGCAGCGACCCGTCGCCGACGAACTCGGTGCGATCGTCGACGAGCTCTACGGCTTCATCGAACGCAACCGCCACCTGCTCGCCCTCGTCGAACGATGCGCGGCCGACCTGCCCGAGCTCGCGCAGTACTACTTCGTCCAACGGCGCCGGGGCATGCTCGACACCCTCGCCGACTACCTCACCCGGCGCATCCGCTCCGGCGCGCTGGACCCCGTCCCCGACGTCCCGGCCGCGGCGCGCTTCATCGTCGAAACCATCGCGTGGTTCGCCTGGCACCGCCTCGGCGACCCCGACTCCACCCGCCTCGACGACGACGCCTGCCGGGCCACCGTGCGCCATCTCGTACTGGCCGCGTTCGTGCCCCGTCCCTCGTCCTGA
- a CDS encoding glycosyltransferase family 39 protein, which produces MHDTGKLETDRPAGRAERLAWRPLLAVVAVAGAVHLAVAARFGWHRDEFYYVVAGRHLAWGYPDQPPLTPLLARLAADLPGGVLPLRLLAIAAQLGCVLLAAKLAAEFGGRARAQTITAATIAACPVFVAGSTLFGTTVTDQLAWAAVLVTVARALRSGTVRAWLLAGAVAGIGLENKFTVGVLLLGVVVGLALFRRSVLRTPGPWLAGALAAVLLAPNVVWNAQHSWAQFRMAGVLSAEQGGPLGALPNVPLLLLVLAGPPLIALWVSGVRWLAEERAHRWVLVVAVTALVVFTAGGGKSYYAAPALLGLFAAGGVWAETRAALTPRRWRIAIALSAVFAVLIGLPVLPVSAERVFASVNPQLVETYGWPDFVHQVTAVADTLPPGSSVFTSNYGEAGALTLLGPDAGLRLPVSSAHNGYLLWGPPAGTPDTVLCVGEWGPDYLRRFWSDVREIAPITTPGGVANEETTNHAAIYLCHRPHGTWAQLWPGLSHLD; this is translated from the coding sequence ATGCACGACACGGGAAAACTCGAAACCGACAGACCGGCCGGCCGAGCCGAACGGCTGGCGTGGCGCCCGCTACTGGCGGTGGTCGCCGTGGCCGGTGCGGTGCATCTGGCGGTGGCGGCGCGCTTCGGCTGGCACCGTGACGAGTTCTACTACGTCGTCGCCGGTCGGCACCTCGCGTGGGGCTACCCCGACCAGCCGCCGCTGACGCCGCTGCTGGCGCGGCTGGCCGCCGATCTGCCCGGCGGGGTCCTGCCCCTGCGGCTGCTGGCGATCGCCGCGCAGCTGGGCTGCGTCCTGCTCGCCGCCAAGCTGGCGGCCGAGTTCGGCGGTCGCGCGCGGGCCCAGACGATCACGGCGGCGACGATCGCGGCGTGTCCCGTGTTCGTCGCGGGCTCGACGTTGTTCGGCACGACGGTGACGGACCAGCTGGCCTGGGCCGCGGTGCTCGTCACGGTGGCGCGGGCGCTGCGGTCGGGCACCGTTCGCGCGTGGCTCCTCGCCGGCGCGGTGGCCGGGATCGGGCTGGAGAACAAGTTCACCGTCGGCGTGCTGCTGCTCGGCGTTGTCGTGGGGCTTGCCCTGTTCCGGCGCAGCGTGCTGCGGACGCCAGGACCGTGGCTGGCCGGTGCGCTGGCCGCGGTGCTCCTCGCGCCCAACGTGGTGTGGAACGCGCAGCACAGCTGGGCGCAGTTCCGCATGGCCGGCGTGCTCTCGGCCGAGCAGGGCGGGCCGCTCGGGGCGCTGCCGAACGTGCCGCTGCTGCTGTTGGTGCTCGCCGGTCCGCCGCTGATCGCCCTGTGGGTCTCCGGCGTGCGGTGGCTGGCCGAGGAGCGTGCTCACCGGTGGGTGCTCGTCGTCGCGGTGACCGCCCTGGTCGTGTTCACCGCGGGCGGCGGCAAGAGCTACTACGCGGCGCCGGCCTTGCTCGGGCTGTTCGCCGCCGGCGGGGTGTGGGCCGAAACCCGGGCCGCCCTCACCCCACGGCGATGGCGGATCGCGATCGCCCTCTCGGCGGTGTTCGCGGTGCTGATCGGCCTGCCGGTGCTGCCGGTGAGCGCGGAACGCGTGTTCGCCTCGGTCAACCCGCAGCTGGTGGAGACCTACGGCTGGCCCGACTTCGTCCACCAGGTCACCGCCGTCGCCGACACCCTGCCGCCCGGCTCCAGCGTCTTCACCAGCAACTACGGCGAAGCCGGCGCCCTGACCCTCCTCGGCCCCGACGCGGGCCTGAGGCTGCCGGTTTCCAGTGCCCACAACGGTTATCTCCTGTGGGGCCCGCCCGCCGGCACCCCGGACACCGTGCTGTGCGTGGGGGAGTGGGGCCCGGACTACCTGCGCCGCTTCTGGTCCGACGTCCGCGAGATCGCACCCATCACCACGCCCGGCGGCGTTGCGAACGAAGAAACCACGAACCACGCGGCGATCTACCTGTGCCACCGACCCCACGGGACCTGGGCGCAGCTGTGGCCAGGGCTCAGCCATCTCGACTAA
- a CDS encoding SDR family NAD(P)-dependent oxidoreductase, with the protein MTTKSPVALVTGAAGGIGAAVCRALAGQGHRVVVHDFGKPEAGEALVAELPDTGYVDGDISDPEVAPKLVAAAVERWGRLDVVVNNAGIARQIPHRDLDAVPDEWWHRVLGVNLLGPWHLSRAAAPALRATRGAIVNVASVAGLTVSGSSIPYAVSKAGLIHLTKLLAVALAPEIRVNAIAPGYIDTPLTHDWTDLRDAVDERAPLGRLGAPEDAAAAVLSLLNSPYTTGAVLTVDGGLNLT; encoded by the coding sequence GTGACGACGAAGAGCCCGGTCGCGCTGGTGACCGGCGCGGCCGGGGGGATCGGCGCCGCCGTGTGCCGCGCGCTGGCCGGGCAGGGGCACCGCGTCGTGGTGCACGACTTCGGCAAACCCGAGGCGGGCGAAGCGCTCGTCGCGGAGCTTCCGGACACCGGGTACGTCGACGGCGACATCTCCGACCCCGAGGTGGCGCCGAAGCTGGTGGCCGCGGCCGTCGAGCGATGGGGCCGGCTCGACGTGGTCGTGAACAACGCCGGCATCGCGCGCCAGATCCCGCACCGGGACCTCGACGCCGTGCCGGACGAGTGGTGGCACCGGGTTCTCGGCGTCAACCTGCTCGGTCCGTGGCACCTCTCGCGCGCCGCCGCGCCCGCGTTGCGCGCCACTCGCGGCGCGATCGTCAACGTGGCGTCGGTGGCCGGGCTCACCGTGAGCGGCAGCTCGATCCCCTACGCGGTCAGCAAAGCCGGGCTGATCCATCTGACCAAGCTGCTCGCGGTCGCGCTGGCGCCGGAAATCCGCGTCAACGCGATCGCCCCCGGCTACATCGACACCCCGCTCACCCACGATTGGACCGACCTGCGCGACGCGGTGGACGAGCGGGCTCCGCTGGGCCGGCTGGGCGCGCCCGAAGACGCGGCGGCCGCCGTGCTGAGCCTGCTGAACAGCCCGTACACGACCGGCGCCGTGCTGACCGTCGACGGCGGCCTGAACCTGACCTGA